A genomic region of Gemmatimonadales bacterium contains the following coding sequences:
- the atpH gene encoding ATP synthase F1 subunit delta, translating into MAGSIVAQNYAEALFELASRSGQLERYGALIDAVARAFASAPELQTVLVSPRVAKSLKRDLVGRAIAAAGAPVEFVRYLQAVVTRGRQAELAGIARQYGELVDQQFNRVRASVTMARTPDAALVQSITETLGKVLGKSVVVSVGLDPEVLGGAVVKVGDRVYDGSVRRKLTRLKRELLGQ; encoded by the coding sequence ATGGCCGGCTCGATCGTCGCCCAGAACTACGCCGAGGCGTTGTTCGAACTGGCCAGCCGAAGCGGCCAGCTCGAACGGTATGGGGCGCTGATCGACGCCGTGGCACGGGCGTTTGCGTCGGCGCCCGAGTTGCAGACGGTGCTGGTGAGCCCGCGGGTGGCCAAGTCGCTCAAGCGCGACCTGGTTGGCCGGGCGATTGCTGCCGCGGGGGCGCCGGTGGAGTTCGTCCGATATCTCCAAGCCGTCGTGACGCGCGGCCGTCAGGCCGAGCTGGCTGGGATCGCCAGGCAGTATGGCGAGCTGGTGGATCAGCAGTTCAACCGGGTGCGCGCCTCGGTCACGATGGCGCGGACTCCGGATGCAGCGCTGGTTCAGTCCATTACCGAGACGCTCGGCAAAGTGCTGGGCAAGTCGGTCGTGGTCAGCGTCGGCCTCGATCCCGAGGTTCTGGGCGGAGCCGTCGTCAAGGTCGGTGACCGGGTCTACGACGGCTCGGTGCGTCGGAAGCTCACCCGCCTCAAGCGGGAACTGCTGGGCCAGTAG
- the atpF gene encoding F0F1 ATP synthase subunit B, protein MTLGMLAMLAADGGSGGPFAVNPGLILWTWVIFLIFLYFFRKTFWVTIVSRAEEREKTIAAQLSEAERLNAEAKALLAEQQKASADARNAAQTLLAEARSAAEKERAQGFEKAKEEQEAMLERARREIAVERDRALADLRREAVELALSAAAKVVGQRLDAESDRKIVLDYLAKVEQAH, encoded by the coding sequence ATGACCCTCGGGATGCTCGCCATGCTGGCCGCCGACGGCGGCAGCGGCGGACCGTTTGCGGTCAACCCCGGTCTGATTCTTTGGACCTGGGTGATCTTTCTGATCTTCCTCTACTTTTTCCGGAAGACGTTCTGGGTGACGATCGTCAGCCGGGCCGAAGAGCGGGAAAAGACGATTGCGGCGCAGCTGTCCGAAGCCGAGCGTCTCAACGCGGAAGCCAAGGCGCTGCTTGCTGAGCAGCAGAAGGCCTCGGCGGACGCTCGGAACGCAGCCCAGACCCTGCTTGCCGAAGCGCGTTCGGCGGCCGAGAAGGAGCGGGCGCAGGGGTTCGAGAAGGCCAAGGAGGAGCAGGAGGCGATGCTCGAGCGGGCGCGACGGGAAATTGCCGTCGAGCGTGATCGAGCCCTGGCGGATCTGCGCCGTGAGGCCGTCGAACTGGCGCTCAGCGCCGCGGCCAAAGTCGTCGGGCAGCGTCTCGACGCCGAGTCCGATCGGAAGATTGTGCTCGACTATCTGGCGAAGGTGGAGCAGGCGCACTGA
- a CDS encoding AtpZ/AtpI family protein, whose amino-acid sequence MPDPNRTRAFGDGTQYLAAALRFAGAVVMFLFGGLALDRWLRTTPLFTIAGALIGAVLGMLSVYREFKRDPDHQTKLKSWSDKQRP is encoded by the coding sequence ATGCCAGACCCGAATCGCACCCGAGCATTCGGTGATGGGACGCAATACCTCGCGGCGGCTCTCCGGTTTGCTGGTGCGGTGGTGATGTTCCTGTTCGGTGGTCTGGCGCTCGATCGCTGGCTGCGCACGACTCCGCTCTTCACGATTGCGGGTGCCTTGATCGGCGCGGTGCTCGGTATGCTGAGTGTGTATCGGGAGTTCAAGCGGGATCCCGATCACCAGACCAAGCTCAAGTCGTGGTCCGACAAACAGCGGCCGTAG
- a CDS encoding MoxR family ATPase has product MTVSEQRSAADDVEQLRRLAQAMVSLREQVAQRIVGQHEVVDGIVTAILGGGHALLVGVPGLAKTLMVQTVAEALELSFNRVQFTPDLMPGDITGTEIIEEDPATGRRAFRFVPGPIFAHVVLADEINRTPPKTQAALLQAMQEHQVTAAGKTYGLPDPFFVLATQNPIEQEGTYPLPEAQLDRFMLELRVGYPTRAEEEAVVEQTTGGRKAVVKPVLDAAELHAMQDLVRRIPVSKGLISAAVALARMTRPKDAEAPGFVREFVEWGAGPRASQYLVLGAKARAAMEGRPMADLDDVKAVAPYVLRHRVVTNFAAEAAERSSDDLIRELLATPAWHTSRG; this is encoded by the coding sequence ATGACCGTTTCCGAACAACGCAGCGCGGCCGACGACGTAGAACAACTCCGCCGCCTGGCCCAAGCCATGGTTTCCCTTCGGGAGCAGGTCGCTCAACGCATCGTCGGTCAGCATGAAGTCGTCGATGGCATCGTGACCGCCATCCTGGGCGGCGGCCACGCCCTCCTGGTCGGTGTCCCGGGACTCGCCAAGACGTTGATGGTGCAGACCGTCGCCGAGGCCCTCGAACTCTCGTTCAATCGGGTCCAGTTCACGCCTGACCTGATGCCGGGCGACATCACCGGTACGGAAATCATCGAAGAAGACCCCGCCACCGGACGTCGGGCGTTTCGCTTCGTTCCCGGCCCGATCTTCGCCCACGTGGTACTCGCCGACGAGATCAACCGGACCCCGCCCAAGACGCAAGCTGCGCTGCTGCAGGCCATGCAGGAGCATCAGGTCACGGCTGCCGGCAAGACCTATGGGCTCCCGGACCCGTTTTTTGTCCTTGCAACCCAGAATCCGATCGAGCAGGAAGGCACCTATCCGCTGCCCGAAGCCCAGCTCGACCGGTTCATGCTGGAGCTGCGCGTCGGCTACCCGACCCGGGCCGAGGAGGAAGCGGTCGTCGAACAGACGACCGGCGGCCGCAAAGCGGTCGTGAAGCCGGTCCTCGATGCGGCCGAGTTGCACGCCATGCAGGACCTCGTCCGCCGGATCCCGGTGTCGAAGGGTCTGATCTCGGCCGCGGTAGCCCTGGCGCGAATGACCAGGCCCAAAGACGCCGAGGCCCCTGGATTCGTGCGCGAATTCGTCGAGTGGGGCGCCGGTCCGCGCGCCTCGCAATACTTGGTGCTCGGCGCGAAGGCACGCGCCGCGATGGAGGGGCGCCCGATGGCCGACCTCGACGACGTCAAGGCCGTCGCACCTTATGTCTTGCGGCATCGCGTAGTCACCAACTTTGCTGCCGAAGCCGCCGAGCGATCGAGCGACGACCTGATCCGCGAGTTGCTCGCCACACCCGCGTGGCACACCTCGCGCGGCTGA
- the atpB gene encoding F0F1 ATP synthase subunit A — MSDTQGGPINIGEIVLHHTSDSYYLDFEPLGTISWEKWPDLHLGGFAINLTPTKHVVFMILAAVLVLLVMWVTKRGLIAQRADRKAPTGFPGFVEQIVLWVRDDIAVAAIGKESGYKYAPFIVALFFFVLFMNVLGLVPWGATATGNLAVTAALALMVFVVIEVGGFIKLGPKGYLGTIFPHFEGVSGVGGAVLTIAMAPIEILSKFVKPFAMAVRLFGNMTAGHFVVLSLIGIVLFFGSWLIGLPTAVVVALIYLLELLVAMLQAYVFALLASTFIGLMQHAH, encoded by the coding sequence ATGAGTGACACGCAAGGCGGCCCGATCAATATCGGCGAGATCGTGCTCCACCACACGTCCGACTCCTACTATCTCGACTTCGAGCCGCTCGGCACGATTTCGTGGGAGAAGTGGCCGGACCTGCATCTCGGCGGCTTCGCTATCAACCTGACCCCGACCAAGCACGTGGTCTTTATGATCCTGGCCGCCGTGCTGGTGCTGCTGGTGATGTGGGTTACCAAGCGCGGGCTGATCGCGCAGCGAGCCGATCGCAAGGCACCGACGGGTTTCCCGGGCTTCGTCGAGCAGATCGTGCTCTGGGTTCGCGACGACATTGCGGTGGCCGCCATCGGCAAGGAGTCGGGCTATAAGTATGCTCCGTTCATCGTCGCCCTGTTCTTCTTCGTACTCTTCATGAACGTGCTTGGCCTGGTGCCGTGGGGCGCCACGGCGACCGGCAACCTGGCGGTGACGGCGGCGCTGGCGCTGATGGTTTTCGTCGTGATCGAGGTCGGCGGCTTCATCAAGCTTGGCCCGAAAGGGTACCTGGGCACCATCTTCCCGCATTTCGAGGGAGTCAGTGGGGTGGGCGGCGCGGTTCTGACGATCGCAATGGCGCCGATCGAGATTCTTTCCAAGTTCGTCAAGCCGTTCGCGATGGCGGTCCGTCTCTTCGGCAACATGACCGCCGGACACTTTGTGGTGCTGTCGCTGATCGGGATTGTGCTGTTCTTCGGCAGTTGGCTGATCGGTTTGCCCACCGCGGTTGTCGTGGCGCTGATCTATCTGCTGGAGTTGCTGGTGGCCATGCTGCAGGCCTATGTGTTTGCGCTGCTGGCGTCGACCTTCATTGGCTTGATGCAGCACGCGCACTGA